Proteins co-encoded in one Jeotgalibacillus malaysiensis genomic window:
- a CDS encoding chromosome partitioning protein ParB has product MKTPFSRIFGLGDKDEPVSPETTEEKEVNQEEVKQIDIHQIKPNRFQPRTIFDDEKIDELARTIHTHGIIQPIVVRESGDGSYEIIAGERRWRAMKSLDWKTVPAIVKNMSDTETASVALIENLQREELSPVEEAMAYQKLLDLHELTQEALAQRLGKGQSTVANKLRLLKLPEFVQDSIIQKKMTERHARALIPLRDAELQNKLAEEIIEQQLNVKQTEQRVQKMLESNEPKPKPKRKAFNKDVRIAVNTIRQSLNMISDSGMKLDSKEEEYDDYYQITIKLPKKKK; this is encoded by the coding sequence GACTCCGTTTTCACGGATCTTTGGCCTTGGTGATAAGGACGAGCCTGTTTCGCCTGAAACCACGGAAGAAAAAGAAGTGAACCAAGAAGAAGTTAAACAAATTGACATTCATCAGATCAAACCGAACCGTTTTCAGCCGAGAACGATTTTTGATGATGAAAAAATAGATGAGCTGGCAAGAACCATTCATACACACGGCATTATTCAGCCGATCGTTGTACGCGAGAGCGGAGACGGGTCTTATGAAATCATTGCCGGTGAACGCAGATGGCGCGCGATGAAGTCACTCGACTGGAAAACCGTGCCTGCCATTGTGAAAAATATGAGTGACACTGAAACAGCATCTGTTGCTTTAATTGAAAACCTTCAGCGCGAAGAACTTTCTCCCGTGGAAGAAGCAATGGCTTATCAAAAGCTCCTGGATCTTCATGAATTGACACAGGAAGCCCTGGCACAGCGCCTTGGAAAAGGTCAGTCAACCGTTGCAAACAAGCTGCGTCTTTTAAAGCTGCCTGAATTCGTTCAGGACAGCATTATCCAAAAGAAGATGACGGAGCGGCATGCGCGTGCACTGATTCCTCTAAGGGATGCTGAGCTTCAGAACAAACTCGCAGAAGAAATCATCGAACAGCAGCTGAACGTCAAGCAGACTGAGCAGCGCGTTCAGAAAATGCTTGAATCAAATGAGCCGAAGCCGAAGCCAAAGCGCAAGGCATTCAATAAAGACGTGCGGATTGCCGTTAACACTATCCGTCAGTCGCTGAATATGATCTCAGACTCAGGTATGAAGCTCGATTCTAAAGAAGAAGAGTACGATGATTATTACCAGATTACGATTAAGCTGCCTAAAAAGAAGAAATAG